One Pirellulales bacterium DNA window includes the following coding sequences:
- a CDS encoding UbiD family decarboxylase, with the protein MGYRNLRECVDELAATRQLVRVDDEVDANLEAAEIHRRVNQAGGPAVLFTRVKGCAFPMVCNLFGTLERARYIFRDSLDNVRRLIEMKIDPRAVLRQPSQWLGATRTALTLLPKRVRSGPVLDHETTIDRLPQLKCWPEDGGAFITLPLVYTEDADHSGWRHSNLGMYRVQLSGGQYRPNEEVGLHYQIHRGIGVHHAAAVRRKEPLKANIFVGGAPAMMLAAVMPLPEGMPEIAFAGALGRRRVPLIESKSTARQLPIYAEADFCICGTVNPRRTLPEGPFGDHLGYYSLAHEFPVLCVKRVYHRTGAIWPFTVVGRPPQEDTVFGQLIHELTGPIIPTVIAGVRAVHAVDASGVHPLLLAIGSERYTPYSKPDRPQELLTQANAILGQGQLSLAKYLLIVNGGDDEQLDVHNVAAFFAHLLRRVDWRRDLHFQTCTTIDTLDYSGERLNEGSKVVIAAAGPVQRELPTELPGDLRLPNGFRNPHICLAGVLAVEGPKYSAATGENDSSVAQFCSALACEDAINQFPLIVIVDDSQFTAASLANFLWVTFTRSNPAADLDGIGSFVEHKHWGCAGALVIDARLKPHHAPPLLPDLEVSRRVDKFFAAGGPLHGIG; encoded by the coding sequence ATGGGTTATCGGAATCTTCGAGAATGTGTTGACGAATTAGCCGCCACGCGCCAGTTAGTGCGCGTGGATGACGAAGTCGACGCCAATTTGGAAGCGGCGGAAATTCACCGCCGGGTGAATCAAGCAGGCGGGCCGGCGGTGCTGTTCACACGAGTGAAGGGTTGTGCGTTCCCGATGGTGTGCAATTTATTCGGCACCCTCGAACGAGCCCGGTATATATTCCGCGATTCGCTGGACAACGTGCGACGCCTGATCGAAATGAAAATCGATCCCCGCGCCGTTCTCAGGCAGCCGTCGCAATGGCTGGGTGCGACGAGAACTGCACTAACGCTATTGCCCAAGCGCGTGCGGAGCGGGCCGGTATTAGATCACGAAACAACGATCGATCGCCTGCCGCAATTGAAGTGCTGGCCCGAGGATGGCGGAGCATTTATCACTTTGCCCCTGGTATACACGGAGGACGCTGATCATTCCGGCTGGCGGCATTCGAACTTAGGGATGTATCGCGTGCAGCTTTCCGGGGGCCAATATCGGCCGAATGAGGAAGTCGGGCTGCATTATCAAATTCATCGCGGCATCGGCGTGCATCATGCGGCGGCGGTGCGCCGAAAAGAACCGCTGAAGGCAAACATTTTTGTCGGCGGCGCGCCGGCCATGATGTTGGCCGCGGTCATGCCGCTGCCGGAAGGCATGCCGGAAATCGCTTTTGCCGGCGCGCTGGGGCGGCGACGAGTGCCGCTGATCGAATCAAAATCGACAGCGCGACAATTGCCGATCTACGCCGAGGCCGATTTTTGCATCTGTGGCACAGTCAATCCCCGGCGAACATTGCCCGAGGGACCGTTTGGCGATCACTTGGGCTATTACAGTCTGGCGCACGAGTTTCCGGTATTGTGCGTGAAGCGAGTGTACCATCGAACCGGAGCCATTTGGCCGTTCACGGTGGTTGGCCGGCCGCCGCAGGAAGATACCGTGTTTGGCCAGTTGATTCACGAACTTACCGGCCCGATCATTCCGACGGTAATTGCCGGCGTGCGGGCTGTGCATGCCGTGGATGCGTCGGGGGTGCATCCATTATTGTTGGCCATTGGCAGCGAACGCTACACGCCCTATTCAAAGCCGGATCGCCCGCAGGAATTGCTCACGCAAGCCAACGCCATTTTGGGGCAAGGGCAGTTGTCGCTGGCCAAGTATTTGCTGATTGTCAACGGCGGCGATGATGAGCAGTTGGACGTTCACAATGTGGCGGCCTTTTTCGCGCATTTGTTGCGGCGCGTCGATTGGCGGCGTGATTTGCATTTCCAAACTTGCACGACCATCGATACGCTGGATTACTCGGGCGAGCGGTTGAACGAGGGTTCGAAGGTCGTCATTGCGGCGGCTGGACCTGTGCAACGTGAATTGCCGACGGAATTGCCCGGCGATTTACGCTTGCCAAACGGCTTCCGCAATCCGCACATTTGTTTAGCTGGCGTGTTAGCTGTGGAAGGACCCAAATATTCCGCAGCTACGGGAGAAAATGATTCATCGGTAGCCCAATTTTGTAGCGCGCTGGCGTGTGAGGATGCGATCAATCAATTTCCGCTGATAGTGATTGTCGACGATAGCCAATTCACGGCCGCCTCGCTGGCGAACTTCCTGTGGGTCACCTTCACGCGCAGCAATCCGGCGGCCGATCTCGACGGTATTGGCTCGTTCGTGGAGCACAAACACTGGGGCTGCGCGGGAGCCTTGGTGATCGATGCTCGACTCAAACCGCACCACGCGCCACCGCTGTTGCCCGATCTGGAAGTATCTCGACGAGTGGATAAATTTTTTGCAGCCGGCGGCCCACTGCACGGAATTGGCTAG
- a CDS encoding leucyl aminopeptidase, producing MNIKLCNSPLAQTAADAVVLGIFANEKSSDPKATRAVAEADKATNGLLSKLMEREEIAGKKFELTPLLAPPGIAAGQLLMIGLGDREKFNAGIAFRAAAAAAKQLAGKKRNTVAFFLGDAKVDQTEAAVAGAVVGCQGQDLYRAEKKRQPFDEILWSGSDEKTIANGAALGESMNLTRRLVNEPPDNIYPETFAARAAEVAQADGLECEIWDQSRLEKEKCGSLLAVGRGSSRPSRLVILRHAGAKPQAPKLALVGKGVTFDSGGLSLKPTDSMLTMKCDMAGAATVLGAMQAIARMKLPINVVGLMGLVENMTGPAAFKLGDVLTARSGRTIEVHNTDAEGRLVLADVLNVALDEKPSKMIDLATLTGACMVALGTETVGAMTNNQLWCDAVLEAARRAGEPAWQLPMTPEIYDEQIKSDVADIKNVGDGRWGGAITAAKFLEQFVGDVPWTHLDIAGPAFLEKPKPWSDGGATACMLRTLVEVARSWK from the coding sequence ATGAACATCAAACTTTGCAATTCGCCCTTGGCCCAAACGGCCGCCGATGCCGTCGTGCTGGGCATCTTCGCCAACGAAAAATCATCCGACCCCAAAGCGACCCGCGCCGTGGCCGAAGCCGACAAAGCCACGAACGGGCTGCTGTCCAAGCTGATGGAACGAGAGGAAATTGCCGGCAAAAAATTCGAGCTGACGCCGCTATTGGCTCCGCCGGGCATTGCCGCCGGGCAGTTGTTGATGATTGGCTTGGGCGATCGCGAAAAATTCAACGCCGGAATTGCTTTTCGCGCCGCCGCCGCTGCCGCCAAGCAACTGGCTGGCAAAAAACGCAACACCGTGGCGTTTTTTTTGGGCGACGCCAAGGTCGATCAAACCGAAGCCGCTGTGGCTGGCGCCGTCGTCGGCTGCCAGGGACAGGATTTATATCGGGCGGAAAAAAAGCGTCAGCCCTTCGATGAAATTTTGTGGTCCGGCAGCGATGAAAAAACGATTGCCAACGGCGCCGCTCTCGGCGAAAGCATGAATCTTACTCGCCGCTTGGTCAATGAGCCGCCGGACAACATCTATCCGGAAACGTTCGCTGCCCGCGCCGCCGAAGTGGCCCAAGCCGACGGACTGGAATGCGAAATCTGGGATCAATCGCGGCTGGAAAAAGAAAAGTGCGGATCGTTGTTGGCCGTGGGGCGGGGATCATCTCGGCCGTCACGGTTGGTGATTTTGCGGCATGCAGGCGCAAAACCGCAAGCGCCTAAATTGGCCCTGGTCGGCAAAGGCGTCACGTTCGATTCAGGTGGCCTGTCGCTCAAGCCAACCGATAGCATGCTGACCATGAAGTGCGATATGGCTGGCGCCGCCACGGTATTGGGGGCGATGCAAGCCATCGCCCGAATGAAGTTGCCGATCAACGTCGTCGGCCTGATGGGCCTGGTCGAAAACATGACCGGTCCGGCAGCATTCAAGCTGGGCGATGTCCTCACGGCCCGCAGCGGCCGGACGATTGAAGTTCATAATACCGATGCCGAAGGCCGACTGGTTTTGGCTGACGTGCTGAACGTGGCGCTGGATGAAAAGCCCTCCAAAATGATCGATCTGGCCACGCTCACCGGCGCTTGCATGGTGGCACTGGGAACCGAAACCGTCGGCGCGATGACCAACAATCAACTCTGGTGCGATGCGGTTTTGGAAGCCGCCCGGCGCGCCGGCGAACCCGCCTGGCAACTGCCGATGACACCCGAGATTTACGACGAACAAATCAAGAGCGATGTGGCCGATATTAAAAACGTCGGCGATGGCCGCTGGGGCGGGGCGATCACCGCCGCGAAATTTCTGGAGCAATTCGTCGGCGACGTGCCCTGGACGCATCTCGACATTGCCGGCCCGGCCTTTCTAGAAAAGCCCAAGCCCTGGTCCGACGGCGGCGCCACTGCCTGCATGCTCCGCACGCTGGTGGAAGTAGCGCGCAGCTGGAAGTAA
- a CDS encoding DUF4160 domain-containing protein, translating to MPTVLHNGPYRFFFYAGDRDEPPHIHVERDAAEAKFWLDPVRIQWSYGFAAHEINRIEKIAVDHHQFLMDRWNEYFG from the coding sequence ATGCCCACGGTGCTTCACAACGGCCCGTATCGGTTCTTTTTTTACGCTGGCGACCGAGACGAGCCGCCGCATATTCACGTGGAACGCGACGCAGCTGAGGCTAAATTTTGGCTAGACCCTGTGCGAATCCAGTGGAGTTACGGCTTTGCTGCGCATGAAATCAATCGCATCGAAAAAATTGCCGTTGACCATCATCAATTTTTAATGGATCGCTGGAATGAGTACTTCGGTTGA
- a CDS encoding DUF2442 domain-containing protein → MSTSVESQAACAVKVSVGPDLLTVELSDGRIISAPLAWFPRLSHGTIAERSHWRLIGNGHGIHWPDLDEDLSVEGLLAGKPSGESQASFKKWLDHRTSGK, encoded by the coding sequence ATGAGTACTTCGGTTGAATCGCAAGCGGCATGCGCCGTAAAAGTCAGCGTCGGGCCAGATTTGCTGACGGTTGAACTGTCGGACGGCCGCATTATTTCGGCGCCGCTGGCCTGGTTTCCGCGGCTTTCGCACGGCACCATTGCCGAGCGGAGCCATTGGCGATTAATTGGCAACGGCCACGGAATCCATTGGCCCGATCTCGACGAAGACCTAAGCGTGGAAGGATTGCTCGCCGGCAAACCATCGGGTGAAAGCCAAGCGTCGTTCAAAAAATGGCTTGATCATCGAACGTCGGGAAAATAA
- the rpe gene encoding ribulose-phosphate 3-epimerase, whose amino-acid sequence MIELAPSILAADFTRLGEQVSEALACGVKRIHCDIMDGHFVPNISMGPLVVQAIKPIVAKAGAILETHLMIEQPERYIADFVQAGANLVTVHVETCPHLHRTLQQIRELDAQAGVALNPATPLVMLEEILGDIDLVLVMTVNPGFGGQEFIPDSVDKIARLKKMLAERNLSHVHIEVDGGIHTGTIAAAEKAGATIAVCGTAVFNQEASIADNIAALRKAADK is encoded by the coding sequence ATGATCGAACTTGCCCCTTCCATACTCGCCGCGGATTTTACTCGCCTGGGTGAGCAGGTTTCCGAGGCGCTGGCCTGTGGCGTGAAGCGGATTCATTGCGACATCATGGACGGCCATTTTGTGCCCAACATTTCCATGGGGCCGCTGGTGGTGCAGGCGATTAAGCCCATCGTCGCCAAGGCCGGGGCGATCCTTGAAACGCACCTGATGATCGAGCAACCGGAGCGCTACATCGCCGATTTTGTACAGGCCGGGGCAAATTTAGTAACCGTGCATGTGGAAACCTGCCCCCATTTGCACCGCACGCTGCAGCAAATCCGCGAATTGGACGCCCAAGCGGGAGTGGCTTTGAACCCGGCCACGCCGCTGGTGATGTTGGAAGAAATTCTGGGTGACATCGATTTAGTGCTGGTGATGACGGTCAATCCGGGCTTTGGCGGGCAGGAATTTATACCCGACAGCGTCGATAAAATCGCCCGGCTGAAAAAAATGCTGGCCGAGCGAAATCTTTCCCACGTTCACATCGAAGTTGACGGCGGCATTCATACCGGCACCATCGCCGCGGCGGAAAAAGCCGGCGCGACGATTGCCGTGTGCGGCACTGCGGTGTTCAACCAAGAAGCCAGCATCGCCGACAACATCGCCGCCCTGCGGAAAGCGGCGGATAAATAA
- the pgi gene encoding glucose-6-phosphate isomerase: protein MSSTLLPTTQRPAWKALQQHVEQVKATHLRKLFADDPQRGTRLAQEAVGVYFDYSKNLITDETLKLLLQLAAESGLRERIAAMFAGEKINITERRAVLHIALRAPKGEKFLVDGQDVVPEVHKVLDKMAAFSNRVRSNQWRGHTGKPIKNIINIGIGGSDLGPAMAYDALRFYSDRSRTFRFVSNVDGTDFAEATHDLDAEETLFIISSKTFTTLETMTNAHTARQWSLAKLKDEKAVAKHFVAVSTNATEVAKFGIDTANMFEFWDWVGGRYSYDSAIGLSLMIAIGPERFHEMLSGFHAMDEHFRTAPFEKNLPVLLGLIGIWYNNFLGAQSVAILPYDHYLGRLSAYLEQLDMESDGKSVDLDGNRVNYQTGPIVWGTPGTNGQHAYYQLIHQGTKLIPCDFIGFEQTLNPLGRHHELLMANMFAQTEALAFGKTREEVIADGVPDYQVPHRVFAGNHPTNTIILNKLTPESLGKIIALYEHKIFTQGTVWHINSFDQWGVELGKMLAMRIIPELENKSAALKHDSSTNTLISRYRQSGSK from the coding sequence ATGTCGTCCACCCTTCTGCCCACCACCCAGCGTCCGGCGTGGAAGGCGCTCCAGCAACATGTCGAGCAAGTCAAGGCCACGCATTTGCGAAAATTATTCGCCGACGATCCGCAGCGCGGCACGCGCCTGGCGCAAGAAGCTGTCGGCGTGTATTTCGATTACTCCAAAAATTTAATCACCGATGAAACGCTCAAGCTGCTGTTGCAGCTGGCTGCCGAAAGCGGCTTGCGCGAGCGCATTGCGGCCATGTTCGCCGGCGAAAAAATCAACATCACCGAACGCCGTGCCGTGCTGCACATCGCCTTGCGGGCGCCCAAAGGCGAGAAATTTTTGGTCGATGGGCAAGATGTCGTGCCCGAGGTGCACAAGGTGCTCGACAAAATGGCGGCTTTTTCCAACCGCGTTCGCTCAAACCAGTGGCGCGGCCATACGGGTAAGCCGATAAAAAACATCATCAACATCGGCATTGGCGGGAGCGATTTAGGTCCAGCCATGGCCTACGATGCCCTGCGATTCTATAGCGACCGTAGCCGCACGTTCCGCTTTGTCTCAAATGTTGACGGCACCGATTTTGCCGAGGCCACGCACGATTTGGACGCCGAAGAAACGCTGTTCATCATTTCGTCGAAAACGTTTACCACGCTGGAAACCATGACCAACGCGCACACGGCCCGGCAATGGTCGCTGGCCAAATTGAAAGACGAAAAAGCCGTGGCCAAACATTTCGTGGCGGTTTCCACCAACGCCACAGAAGTAGCCAAATTCGGCATCGACACGGCCAACATGTTCGAGTTTTGGGATTGGGTTGGCGGACGATATTCGTACGATTCGGCCATCGGGTTGTCGCTGATGATCGCCATTGGCCCGGAGCGCTTTCACGAAATGCTCTCCGGCTTTCACGCCATGGACGAGCATTTCCGCACCGCGCCCTTTGAGAAAAATTTGCCGGTGCTGCTGGGGCTCATCGGCATTTGGTACAACAATTTCCTTGGCGCGCAATCGGTGGCGATTCTGCCGTACGATCATTATTTGGGCCGGCTGTCGGCGTATTTGGAACAGCTCGATATGGAGAGCGACGGCAAAAGCGTCGACTTGGACGGCAACCGCGTGAACTACCAAACCGGGCCTATCGTGTGGGGCACGCCGGGCACGAACGGTCAGCATGCGTACTATCAGTTGATTCACCAAGGCACCAAACTCATTCCCTGCGACTTCATCGGCTTTGAGCAAACGCTCAATCCATTGGGTCGGCACCATGAACTGCTCATGGCCAACATGTTCGCCCAGACCGAGGCGTTGGCGTTCGGAAAAACCCGGGAGGAAGTCATCGCCGACGGCGTGCCCGATTACCAGGTGCCGCACCGGGTGTTTGCAGGGAACCATCCGACAAACACGATTATTCTGAATAAACTGACCCCGGAGTCGCTGGGAAAAATCATCGCCCTGTACGAACACAAAATTTTCACGCAGGGGACGGTGTGGCATATCAACTCGTTCGATCAATGGGGTGTAGAATTGGGCAAGATGCTGGCCATGCGAATTATTCCGGAGTTGGAAAACAAATCCGCCGCACTCAAACACGACAGCTCCACGAACACGTTGATTTCACGCTACCGCCAATCTGGGAGCAAGTAA
- a CDS encoding DUF4404 family protein — protein MSINSLRLKTTLEQLHQQLAEIDALDPAARAELTAALQEIQQALQNKTLPPAKPLMRRLGEAARHFEENHPALAGSIKSLIDTLGRSGI, from the coding sequence ATGTCGATCAATTCCCTACGATTGAAAACAACTCTGGAGCAATTGCATCAACAGTTGGCGGAAATCGACGCGCTTGATCCGGCTGCTCGCGCGGAATTGACCGCCGCTCTGCAGGAAATTCAACAAGCGCTGCAAAACAAGACGCTTCCGCCGGCCAAGCCGCTGATGCGGCGGTTGGGGGAAGCAGCGCGCCACTTTGAAGAAAATCATCCGGCACTAGCCGGATCGATTAAAAGCTTGATCGACACCCTCGGCCGCAGCGGAATTTGA
- a CDS encoding ribose-phosphate pyrophosphokinase: MNDLKIFSGRANPVLAGKISEYLGLPLGKLSIGNFPDGEISCKIDEDVRGRDVFIVQPTCPPVNENLMELLIMIDSFLRASAYRITAVLPYFGYARQDRKDAGRVPITAKLVANMIARAGTDRVLAMDLHAAQLQGFFDVPVDHLYAAPALNEYFRNQGLTKNDLVIVSADEGGIKRALGHANRLGAPLAVVDKRRTSPDTTKQENIIGAPVKDKIVLMFDDMISTASSICGAAKVLKENGAREIHVAATHGVLVGPAIERLSSASIDTVAITDTIPLKPQQTLPKIKIVSVGSLLGQAIKRIHRNESVSMLFG, from the coding sequence ATGAACGATCTTAAAATTTTCAGCGGCCGCGCGAATCCGGTTCTGGCCGGAAAAATTAGCGAATATTTGGGGCTGCCGCTAGGAAAGCTCAGCATCGGCAATTTTCCCGACGGCGAAATTTCTTGCAAAATTGATGAAGACGTGCGCGGCCGTGACGTGTTCATTGTGCAACCAACGTGCCCGCCGGTGAACGAAAACCTGATGGAGCTGTTGATTATGATCGACAGCTTCCTGCGGGCCAGCGCCTACCGCATTACCGCGGTGCTGCCTTATTTCGGGTACGCTCGGCAAGACCGCAAAGATGCCGGCCGCGTGCCGATTACCGCCAAGCTGGTGGCCAACATGATTGCCCGAGCCGGAACCGATCGGGTGCTGGCGATGGATTTACACGCCGCGCAATTGCAGGGCTTTTTCGACGTGCCGGTCGATCACTTGTACGCCGCCCCGGCGCTCAACGAATACTTCCGCAACCAAGGCTTGACCAAAAACGACCTGGTGATTGTCAGCGCCGACGAAGGGGGCATTAAGCGGGCCCTGGGGCATGCCAACCGCTTGGGAGCGCCGCTGGCCGTGGTCGATAAACGCCGCACCAGCCCCGACACCACGAAGCAGGAGAACATCATCGGCGCGCCGGTCAAAGACAAAATTGTACTCATGTTCGACGACATGATCAGCACCGCCAGCAGCATTTGCGGCGCGGCCAAGGTGCTCAAAGAAAACGGCGCCCGCGAAATTCACGTCGCCGCCACACACGGCGTGCTGGTGGGTCCGGCCATCGAGCGGCTCAGTTCGGCATCGATCGACACGGTGGCCATTACCGACACCATTCCGCTCAAGCCGCAGCAGACGTTGCCGAAAATTAAAATCGTTTCCGTCGGGTCACTTTTGGGGCAGGCCATCAAACGCATCCACCGGAATGAATCGGTGAGCATGCTGTTCGGATGA
- a CDS encoding NTP transferase domain-containing protein has product MLTPVAIVLAAGKGTRMKSDLPKVLFPVCERPMIEYVLDALTEVGVRRVVVVVGYRADLMREKLAHWQRGSANTPALSQGDREKMVVEFVEQSPQLGTGHAVMVCRPALSNHAGQILILTGDSPLVQPSSLRAMFADFERTRPACLMGTADKQNPQGLGRVVRDAGGNFLAIVEEKDATPEQIALTEVNMSYYLFDSRELWHALDQTRNQNAQGEYYITDCPGILKAEGKDVRALCALSACETLSVNTVDELAAVERELKSRSAAHRG; this is encoded by the coding sequence ATGCTCACGCCTGTCGCCATTGTGCTTGCCGCCGGCAAAGGGACGCGGATGAAATCCGACCTGCCCAAGGTGTTGTTCCCGGTTTGCGAGCGGCCGATGATCGAATACGTGCTGGATGCGCTGACCGAAGTGGGCGTGCGACGTGTCGTGGTGGTCGTGGGCTACCGGGCCGATTTGATGCGCGAAAAATTAGCGCATTGGCAACGCGGAAGCGCCAACACCCCGGCCCTCTCCCAAGGGGATAGGGAGAAGATGGTTGTGGAGTTCGTGGAGCAATCGCCGCAGTTGGGCACCGGGCACGCCGTGATGGTGTGCCGGCCGGCGCTTTCCAATCATGCGGGTCAAATTCTAATTCTCACGGGCGATTCTCCGCTAGTGCAGCCGTCCAGTTTGCGGGCCATGTTTGCCGATTTCGAGCGCACCCGACCAGCCTGCCTGATGGGCACGGCCGACAAGCAGAACCCGCAGGGGTTGGGGCGTGTCGTACGTGATGCGGGCGGCAACTTTCTGGCGATTGTCGAAGAAAAAGATGCCACGCCCGAGCAAATTGCCCTGACCGAAGTGAATATGAGCTATTATCTGTTCGACAGCCGCGAGTTATGGCACGCGCTAGATCAAACTCGCAACCAGAATGCCCAGGGGGAGTATTACATCACCGATTGCCCTGGTATCCTGAAAGCGGAAGGAAAAGACGTGCGGGCGCTATGTGCTTTGTCGGCGTGCGAAACACTCAGCGTGAATACCGTCGATGAGTTGGCGGCGGTGGAAAGAGAATTGAAATCGCGCTCCGCTGCGCATCGCGGTTAA
- a CDS encoding PEP-CTERM sorting domain-containing protein: MNNKPKIFCCGLALMLMSAAPAWAQVSGSASITAAQNGANWNYTINLKNTGTAGQGNIETFWFAWIPGDDFLPSVPNVTGKPTGWTDYVEQNPFYGGYSIEFYDQTVGTDPLTPGQTSNAFTFTSPDSPTVLQGNDHYFGFYPITESYIYSSQGASTAGLDPTGVFNVFPNISITTVPEPASIVLGGIGGVLGLMIWRRRRAAVA, translated from the coding sequence ATGAACAACAAGCCGAAGATTTTTTGCTGTGGGCTGGCACTCATGTTGATGTCCGCCGCGCCGGCGTGGGCGCAGGTTTCTGGCTCCGCCAGCATCACCGCCGCGCAGAATGGGGCCAATTGGAATTACACCATCAATTTGAAAAACACGGGCACAGCCGGCCAGGGGAACATTGAAACATTTTGGTTCGCTTGGATTCCAGGGGACGACTTTTTGCCATCAGTGCCCAACGTCACCGGTAAGCCGACCGGTTGGACCGACTACGTCGAACAGAATCCTTTTTACGGCGGCTATAGCATTGAATTTTACGATCAAACGGTAGGCACCGATCCGCTTACGCCTGGTCAAACGAGCAATGCATTCACATTTACGAGTCCTGATTCGCCAACCGTTCTGCAGGGCAACGATCACTATTTCGGTTTTTATCCAATCACCGAATCGTATATTTATTCCAGCCAAGGCGCATCAACTGCTGGCCTTGACCCCACGGGCGTATTCAATGTTTTCCCGAACATATCGATTACCACCGTGCCTGAGCCGGCCAGTATTGTGTTGGGGGGAATTGGGGGAGTGTTGGGCTTGATGATTTGGCGCCGACGGCGCGCAGCAGTAGCATAA
- a CDS encoding prepilin-type N-terminal cleavage/methylation domain-containing protein: MNAPVAARRGFTLVELLVVIAMSRQFPKRT; the protein is encoded by the coding sequence ATGAATGCGCCTGTCGCTGCGCGGCGTGGTTTTACGCTGGTGGAATTGTTGGTTGTGATTGCGATGAGCCGGCAATTTCCAAAGCGAACGTGA
- the argB gene encoding acetylglutamate kinase encodes MVEQQHQHAIEKADVLIEALGWIRRFRDKVTVIKLGGSVMEDQNALRHLLVDIVFMESVGMRPVVVHGGGAAISRAMDAAGLKPKFIQGRRYTDDATLKIVEEVLAYQTCEQIAHSIEEFGGRAMPLNFRTTNVLFGERITLKDDAGHDIDLGHVGTVTRADRTTIENLCYAGQVPVIPSMCLGPGGEKLNVNADTAATAIATALGAEKLIFLSDVNGVRRKKDDPGTLIHSLTAEQAREMIREGAIESGMIPKVEGCLAILDKGVRKIHIIDGQLRHSLLLEIYTNKGVGTEMIRDE; translated from the coding sequence ATGGTCGAACAGCAACATCAACACGCCATCGAAAAAGCCGACGTGCTGATCGAAGCTCTGGGCTGGATTCGACGCTTCCGCGACAAGGTCACGGTCATCAAGCTGGGCGGCAGCGTCATGGAAGACCAGAATGCGCTGCGGCATTTGCTGGTGGACATTGTGTTCATGGAAAGCGTCGGTATGCGGCCGGTGGTGGTGCACGGCGGCGGGGCGGCCATCAGCCGCGCCATGGATGCCGCCGGGTTGAAGCCGAAATTCATCCAGGGCCGCCGATACACCGACGATGCTACGCTGAAAATTGTCGAAGAAGTGCTGGCCTACCAAACCTGCGAGCAAATTGCCCACTCGATTGAAGAATTCGGCGGCCGGGCGATGCCGCTCAATTTTCGCACCACGAACGTTTTGTTTGGCGAGCGCATCACACTGAAGGACGACGCCGGCCATGACATCGATTTAGGCCACGTCGGCACGGTCACTCGGGCAGATCGCACGACCATCGAAAACCTGTGCTACGCCGGACAAGTTCCCGTAATTCCCTCGATGTGCTTAGGCCCCGGCGGCGAAAAACTGAACGTGAATGCCGACACCGCCGCCACCGCCATCGCCACGGCCTTAGGCGCGGAGAAGTTAATTTTTTTGAGCGACGTAAATGGTGTGCGCCGCAAAAAGGACGATCCCGGCACGCTCATTCATTCGCTCACCGCCGAGCAAGCCCGGGAAATGATCCGCGAGGGAGCCATCGAAAGCGGCATGATTCCGAAAGTCGAGGGCTGCCTGGCAATCCTGGATAAAGGCGTCCGTAAAATTCACATCATCGACGGCCAACTCCGCCACTCGCTACTGTTGGAAATTTACACCAACAAAGGTGTCGGCACCGAAATGATCCGCGACGAGTGA